A section of the Pedobacter sp. HDW13 genome encodes:
- the rsmD gene encoding 16S rRNA (guanine(966)-N(2))-methyltransferase RsmD: MRIIGGKLKGIRLQPPANLPVRPTTDMAKEALFNILNNRYDFENCSVLDLFCGTGNLTFEFASRDAANILAVDMDYGCVNWVKNTAKKYEFDQVEVRKGDVFKLLKQLTGSYDLIFADPPYHLPNIPKLPVLVQEQQLLKPDGLLVVEHQSNMRLNNQPGYQETRKYGNSSFSFFEFS; encoded by the coding sequence ATGCGAATAATTGGTGGTAAATTAAAGGGCATCCGCTTGCAACCTCCTGCAAACTTGCCGGTACGCCCTACAACTGATATGGCTAAGGAAGCCTTATTCAATATCTTGAATAACCGTTACGATTTTGAAAACTGCAGCGTTTTAGATCTGTTCTGCGGTACAGGTAACCTGACTTTCGAATTCGCATCGCGCGATGCCGCAAATATTTTGGCTGTGGATATGGATTATGGTTGCGTAAACTGGGTTAAAAATACGGCAAAGAAGTATGAATTTGATCAGGTAGAGGTACGCAAAGGCGATGTTTTTAAATTATTGAAACAGCTAACAGGTAGTTACGACCTGATTTTTGCTGATCCTCCTTACCATTTACCCAACATTCCGAAATTACCCGTTTTAGTGCAAGAGCAACAGTTGCTTAAACCCGATGGCTTATTGGTAGTAGAACACCAGAGTAACATGCGCCTGAATAATCAGCCGGGCTATCAGGAAACACGGAAGTATGGCAATTCGTCGTTTAGCTTTTTCGAGTTTAGTTAA
- the coaD gene encoding pantetheine-phosphate adenylyltransferase, whose protein sequence is MKIALFPGSFDPITIAHVNILQRATPLFDKIVIGIGLNSSKQNFLTAEQRLQILNTVFSGYKNIEVQTYEGLTVDFCRKINATYMVRGIRSAADFEYERAIAQINQTMMPEVETILLLSKPEYSAISSTIVRDILRNHGDVSHFVPQEALSFL, encoded by the coding sequence ATGAAGATTGCGCTATTTCCTGGTTCTTTTGATCCGATAACCATTGCCCATGTAAACATTCTGCAACGTGCTACTCCCTTGTTCGATAAGATTGTAATCGGCATTGGTTTAAATAGCTCGAAACAGAATTTCCTTACTGCCGAACAACGTTTGCAGATCTTAAACACCGTGTTTTCGGGATATAAAAATATTGAAGTGCAAACCTATGAGGGTTTAACCGTTGATTTTTGCCGCAAAATTAATGCAACTTATATGGTTCGTGGCATCCGCTCTGCCGCCGATTTTGAATACGAAAGGGCCATTGCACAAATTAACCAAACCATGATGCCCGAGGTAGAAACTATCCTATTGTTAAGCAAACCCGAATATTCTGCCATTAGCTCTACCATTGTGCGCGACATTTTACGCAACCATGGCGATGTGAGCCATTTTGTACCACAAGAGGCACTTAGTTTTCTATAG
- a CDS encoding RNA polymerase sigma factor codes for MKETENIFLSLINQHKAIIHKVAKMYMNNTDDQQDLFQEIVMQLWKAYPTFKGNSKFSTWMYRVALNTALVYFKKGNRKVDKTPLDESIDIIDINESELKEEKLACLYKAVQELNAVEKALIFLFLENQSHREIAENLGISEINARVKLNRTKEKLQFIIKKNGYEF; via the coding sequence ATGAAAGAAACAGAAAATATATTTCTCTCCCTGATCAATCAGCATAAAGCCATTATACATAAAGTAGCTAAAATGTATATGAACAATACTGATGACCAGCAGGATCTGTTTCAGGAAATTGTGATGCAGCTTTGGAAAGCCTACCCAACTTTTAAAGGAAACAGTAAATTCTCGACCTGGATGTATAGGGTTGCTTTAAATACGGCTCTGGTTTATTTCAAAAAAGGCAACCGAAAGGTAGATAAAACCCCACTCGATGAAAGCATCGACATCATTGATATCAATGAGAGCGAATTAAAAGAAGAAAAACTTGCTTGTTTATATAAGGCTGTGCAGGAGTTAAATGCGGTAGAAAAAGCGCTGATCTTCCTTTTTCTCGAAAATCAATCGCACCGTGAAATTGCCGAAAACCTGGGCATTAGCGAAATAAACGCTCGTGTTAAACTCAACAGAACTAAAGAAAAATTACAATTCATCATAAAGAAGAACGGTTATGAATTTTGA
- a CDS encoding NUDIX hydrolase produces the protein MAQNYRIYINDNTLFISDVLPEQKEKIQQLEFQDFDLQTFYKKLKNGSKKSYIFLTKNPQETFRKLKKDCTIIKAAGGLVESANNNYLFIFRNKKWDLPKGKLEEGENMKETAVREVEEECGIKVFKREEKLCKTYHVYPMGTKMVIKKTNWYKMTVKGEPNLIPQKEEGIEEAVWLDKNHVGPVIKNTFPSIMDVMRAGGIL, from the coding sequence ATGGCTCAAAATTACAGAATTTATATTAACGATAACACCTTGTTTATATCAGATGTTTTACCAGAACAAAAGGAAAAGATTCAACAGCTTGAATTTCAGGATTTTGATTTGCAAACATTTTATAAAAAATTAAAAAATGGGTCTAAAAAAAGCTACATTTTCTTAACAAAGAATCCTCAGGAGACCTTCAGGAAGCTAAAAAAGGATTGTACTATAATTAAAGCAGCTGGCGGATTGGTAGAAAGTGCCAATAACAATTATCTTTTTATTTTCAGGAACAAGAAATGGGACTTGCCAAAGGGTAAGCTCGAAGAAGGTGAAAATATGAAAGAAACCGCTGTGCGTGAGGTAGAGGAAGAGTGTGGTATTAAAGTTTTTAAACGCGAAGAAAAACTGTGCAAAACTTACCATGTTTACCCCATGGGAACAAAAATGGTAATTAAAAAAACTAACTGGTACAAAATGACAGTAAAAGGTGAACCAAATCTTATTCCCCAAAAGGAAGAGGGGATTGAAGAGGCGGTATGGTTGGATAAAAACCATGTAGGCCCGGTAATTAAAAATACCTTTCCATCAATTATGGATGTAATGCGTGCAGGAGGAATCTTGTAG
- the pyrE gene encoding orotate phosphoribosyltransferase, with the protein MYNKSDIELKVAEFLLQIKAIKLQPNNPFTWASGWKSPIYCDNRITLSHPQVRTYIRQKLAQAIQEEFGSVDVIAGVATAGIPQGVLVAQELGLPFIYVRAKAKEHGTGSLIEGEVVEGQRVVVIEDLISTGKSSLQAVEALRAAGLSVAGLAAIFTYGFEKADENFAAAKCRYLTLSNYGALIDYAAEHSIIAKSDMELLGKWRLNPSEWGQALSPES; encoded by the coding sequence ATGTATAATAAAAGTGATATTGAATTAAAGGTAGCTGAATTTTTATTACAAATAAAGGCAATTAAATTACAACCTAATAATCCTTTTACCTGGGCATCTGGTTGGAAGTCGCCAATTTATTGCGATAACCGGATTACTCTTTCCCATCCTCAGGTTAGAACCTACATCCGTCAGAAACTTGCACAAGCCATTCAGGAAGAATTTGGTTCGGTAGATGTAATTGCCGGAGTAGCAACAGCCGGAATTCCACAAGGTGTTTTGGTAGCTCAGGAACTCGGCCTTCCTTTTATCTATGTAAGGGCAAAAGCCAAAGAACACGGTACCGGAAGCTTAATTGAAGGCGAAGTAGTAGAAGGCCAGCGCGTAGTGGTAATCGAAGATTTGATCTCTACCGGAAAAAGCAGCTTGCAAGCTGTTGAAGCATTAAGAGCTGCAGGATTATCAGTTGCCGGTTTAGCCGCAATTTTTACTTACGGTTTCGAAAAAGCGGACGAAAACTTTGCAGCCGCAAAATGCCGTTACTTAACTTTATCTAACTATGGTGCGTTAATCGATTATGCTGCCGAGCACAGCATTATTGCTAAAAGTGACATGGAATTATTGGGCAAATGGCGCTTAAACCCTTCAGAGTGGGGACAGGCTTTAAGTCCGGAGTCTTAA
- a CDS encoding SRPBCC family protein, protein MTIIESAVEVNKPVAEVYAFLSNMNNHQQLMPENIYNWESTEDEARFTIQNMAKLAIKISNRVENQELTAIPTEKAPFEVELKWTVTDNGNGTTTAKHIISADLNMMMKMLASGPLQKLVDHQTQKLKEILG, encoded by the coding sequence ATGACGATTATTGAAAGCGCTGTAGAAGTAAATAAGCCCGTAGCGGAGGTTTATGCCTTTCTATCCAACATGAACAATCATCAGCAATTGATGCCAGAGAATATTTATAACTGGGAATCGACAGAAGATGAAGCACGTTTTACCATCCAAAACATGGCAAAACTAGCTATTAAAATCTCTAATCGTGTTGAAAATCAAGAATTAACAGCCATCCCTACAGAGAAAGCTCCTTTCGAAGTAGAGTTAAAATGGACAGTGACCGATAATGGTAATGGTACCACAACTGCAAAACACATCATTTCAGCCGATTTAAATATGATGATGAAAATGCTGGCATCTGGTCCGTTACAAAAACTTGTCGATCACCAAACGCAGAAGCTGAAAGAAATATTGGGATAA
- a CDS encoding alpha-L-rhamnosidase — MNGKKIGNHRMDPMYTRFDRRTLYVTYDITEAINHGKNAIGVLLGNGWYNHQSTAVWYFDRAPWRNRPTFCLDVRITYNDGTVETIKSGKNWKTALSPIVFNSIYTAEHYDARMEKPGWNTINFDDKDWKDVIYRSAPSRNIVAQALHPIRNVEEIATKTVKKINDTTYLFDLGRNISGVSKITLNGAAGTTVRLKHGERLYPNGRLDISNIDAHYRPTDNTDPFQTDILILNGKAKQSFMPHFNYKGFQYVEVTSSTPIELKKEDLVGYFMHSDVPVLGDVKSSEPIINKIYYATNNSYLSNLFGYPTDCPQREKNGWTGDAQIAIETGLYGFDGITIYEKWLADHRDEQQPNGVLPSIIPTDGWGYEWGNGPDWTSTIAIIPWNVYLFYGDKKLLADCYINIKKYVDHIDETYPSGLTTWGLGDWIPVKSKSPVELTSTCYYYADAVILAKAAKILGKNDDYLRYTALVKKVKHAFNAKYLNKEKGIYGSGIQTEMSVPLYWKIVPEESIALVAENLAKRVEADGFHLDVGLLGTKAILNALSENGYADMAYKVAAQKTYPSWGWWMENGATTLYENWPIDAKSDISMNHIMFGEIGAWLYKSPGGIRPDEKQPGFKHIILEPHVVAGLDAFEVSHIGPYGKIISSWKKVNHGIAYNITVPANSTATFNLPLTRDMNVYVNGKITNNSKIDLAAGKYVIEQKAKN; from the coding sequence ATCAACGGAAAAAAGATTGGTAACCACCGCATGGACCCGATGTACACACGTTTCGACAGGCGAACACTCTATGTAACTTATGATATTACCGAAGCTATTAATCATGGTAAAAATGCCATTGGTGTATTACTGGGTAATGGCTGGTACAACCATCAATCTACTGCAGTATGGTATTTCGACCGTGCCCCATGGCGAAACAGGCCAACTTTCTGCTTAGATGTTAGAATTACCTACAATGATGGAACCGTTGAAACCATCAAATCGGGCAAAAACTGGAAAACAGCCTTAAGTCCGATTGTATTTAACAGCATATACACTGCTGAGCATTACGATGCCCGCATGGAAAAACCAGGCTGGAATACCATAAACTTTGACGATAAAGATTGGAAGGATGTGATTTACCGCTCGGCACCGTCAAGGAATATTGTGGCGCAGGCCCTTCACCCCATCCGCAATGTAGAAGAAATCGCTACCAAAACTGTAAAAAAAATTAACGATACCACTTACCTGTTCGATCTGGGCAGGAATATTTCGGGAGTAAGCAAAATTACTTTGAACGGAGCTGCCGGAACAACTGTGCGTTTAAAACATGGTGAGCGTTTATATCCAAACGGACGTTTAGATATTTCGAATATTGATGCCCATTACCGCCCAACCGATAATACAGATCCCTTTCAAACCGATATCCTGATTCTGAATGGCAAAGCGAAACAAAGTTTTATGCCACACTTTAACTACAAGGGTTTTCAATATGTAGAAGTAACCAGCTCTACACCTATCGAATTAAAAAAAGAAGATCTGGTGGGCTATTTTATGCACAGCGATGTTCCTGTTTTGGGCGATGTAAAGTCATCTGAACCAATTATCAATAAAATTTATTACGCCACTAACAATTCATACCTGTCAAACCTGTTTGGCTACCCAACCGATTGCCCTCAGCGGGAAAAAAACGGTTGGACAGGTGATGCACAAATTGCTATTGAAACAGGACTTTATGGTTTTGATGGCATTACCATTTACGAAAAATGGCTGGCCGATCACCGCGATGAACAACAGCCGAACGGCGTATTGCCATCTATCATCCCTACCGATGGCTGGGGCTACGAGTGGGGTAACGGACCAGACTGGACAAGTACCATTGCTATTATCCCCTGGAATGTGTATCTGTTTTATGGCGATAAAAAATTACTGGCCGATTGCTACATAAACATCAAAAAATATGTAGACCACATCGACGAAACCTACCCAAGCGGTTTAACTACCTGGGGTTTGGGCGACTGGATTCCGGTAAAATCCAAATCACCAGTAGAGCTAACCTCTACCTGCTATTATTATGCCGATGCAGTAATTTTAGCCAAGGCCGCAAAAATTTTGGGTAAAAACGACGATTACCTGCGTTATACCGCTCTTGTAAAAAAGGTAAAACATGCATTCAACGCTAAATACCTGAACAAAGAAAAAGGAATTTACGGTTCTGGCATACAAACAGAAATGAGTGTGCCGCTTTACTGGAAAATTGTCCCCGAAGAATCAATTGCCCTGGTTGCAGAGAATTTAGCAAAACGAGTTGAAGCAGATGGTTTCCATTTGGATGTTGGCCTGTTGGGTACCAAAGCCATTTTAAATGCTTTAAGCGAAAACGGATATGCCGATATGGCTTATAAAGTTGCTGCGCAAAAAACCTATCCAAGCTGGGGCTGGTGGATGGAAAACGGAGCCACTACCTTATACGAAAACTGGCCGATTGATGCCAAATCGGATATATCGATGAACCACATCATGTTTGGCGAAATCGGTGCCTGGTTATATAAATCACCTGGCGGGATCAGGCCTGATGAAAAACAGCCAGGTTTTAAACACATCATTCTAGAACCGCATGTTGTAGCAGGACTGGATGCTTTTGAAGTCAGCCACATTGGCCCTTACGGCAAAATTATAAGTTCCTGGAAAAAGGTTAATCACGGCATTGCTTACAACATTACGGTTCCGGCCAATTCTACTGCTACGTTTAATTTACCGCTTACACGTGATATGAATGTGTATGTAAATGGTAAAATAACAAATAACAGTAAAATAGATTTAGCAGCAGGTAAGTATGTAATTGAACAAAAGGCCAAAAATTAA